A single window of Streptomyces cathayae DNA harbors:
- a CDS encoding peptidoglycan recognition protein family protein, which yields MLLGCLPGIAAAVALVLCAYGVERAAETSAVPAPSREAAAYTAPRPPIVSRAAWTAGTTHEQPPPRYDDEVVAVFIHHTDSPNDYDCAEAPAGIRNVYEGQTAGRDWDDIGYNFVVDRCGTIYEGRAGGTGRPVTGAHTQGFNHRTAGIAALGTFTAGVPVPPAMERAIAELAAWKLGLSGTDPRSDVRLVSSNGASRYAAGSTAVLPALAGHSDGYMTSCPGAALQARLPAIRQRAAELQGRRPGARPQEDSRIAGSSGQRDEGRRGQQGGEQQGEQSGEQHGE from the coding sequence GTGCTGCTCGGCTGTCTGCCGGGCATCGCCGCGGCCGTCGCGCTGGTGCTGTGCGCGTACGGCGTCGAACGGGCCGCGGAGACCTCGGCCGTCCCCGCCCCCAGCCGCGAGGCGGCCGCGTACACGGCGCCCAGGCCGCCCATCGTGTCCAGAGCGGCCTGGACGGCCGGCACCACCCACGAGCAGCCGCCCCCGCGCTACGACGACGAGGTCGTCGCCGTCTTCATCCACCACACCGACTCGCCCAACGACTACGACTGCGCCGAGGCCCCGGCCGGCATCCGCAACGTCTACGAGGGCCAGACCGCCGGCCGGGACTGGGACGACATCGGCTACAACTTCGTCGTCGACCGCTGCGGGACCATCTACGAGGGCCGCGCGGGCGGGACCGGCCGGCCCGTCACCGGTGCTCACACCCAGGGCTTCAACCACCGCACCGCGGGGATCGCCGCCCTCGGCACCTTCACCGCCGGGGTGCCGGTGCCGCCCGCGATGGAGCGCGCGATCGCGGAGCTGGCCGCCTGGAAGCTCGGCCTGTCCGGCACCGACCCGCGCTCCGACGTCCGGCTGGTCTCCAGCAACGGCGCCAGCCGGTACGCGGCGGGCAGCACGGCCGTGCTGCCCGCCCTCGCGGGCCACAGCGACGGCTACATGACCAGCTGCCCGGGCGCCGCCCTGCAGGCCCGCCTTCCGGCGATCAGGCAACGGGCCGCGGAACTGCAGGGCCGCCGGCCGGGCGCCCGGCCGCAGGAGGACAGCCGGATCGCGGGGTCCTCCGGGCAACGGGACGAGGGACGGCGCGGGCAACAGGGAGGGGAACAGCAGGGGGAGCAGAGCGGGGAGCAGCACGGAGAATAG
- a CDS encoding NAD(P)/FAD-dependent oxidoreductase — protein MLEPTYQADVVVVGAGVAGLSAARRLTSAGVTTVILEAAHTVGGRMATDKVDGFRLDRIGQLLSTAYPELRPAADRDGLALRPFAPGVLLHSGGHHHRAGVPTGARGARGALHAVRALASAPRVGAVPRRPAAVPGRQVSTPRSRTGAPLGTAVDQARLGSAFTRLAGTPVERLLARPESTAAEALTARGLPARTVDGFLRPLLAALLCDPDLTTSSRCADLALRAFAAGRLCVPEGGAEALPELLARGLPPGTVHTGVRVTSVSTTSVTTAEHGEFRCRAVLIATDARAAAQLLPGLRVPDFHPVTVVHHATDEPPETGASLLLDADRGGPVAHTAVVSRVDPSRAPADRALVSSTVLGPPGAQIDTGVRMHLARLYGTSTARWETLGVYHTADAVPSMRPPHDLRRPVRLLAGLYVCGDHRDTSTVQGALHSGRRASAAILTDLGAGRPMHRADPLTTVRAA, from the coding sequence GTGCTTGAGCCCACGTACCAGGCGGACGTCGTCGTCGTGGGAGCCGGGGTCGCCGGTCTCTCCGCGGCACGACGCCTGACCAGCGCTGGAGTCACCACCGTGATCCTTGAGGCCGCCCATACCGTGGGCGGCCGGATGGCGACCGACAAGGTCGACGGCTTCCGGCTCGACAGAATCGGGCAGTTACTGTCCACCGCGTATCCCGAACTGCGGCCGGCCGCCGACCGGGACGGGCTGGCCCTGCGCCCGTTCGCACCCGGCGTCCTGCTGCACAGCGGCGGACACCACCACCGGGCCGGCGTACCGACCGGTGCGAGGGGCGCGAGGGGCGCACTTCACGCGGTGCGCGCCCTTGCGAGCGCCCCCCGGGTGGGGGCCGTGCCCAGGAGGCCGGCGGCCGTTCCCGGGCGGCAGGTGTCCACGCCCCGGAGCCGGACCGGCGCCCCGCTGGGTACGGCCGTCGACCAGGCCCGCCTGGGCTCCGCGTTCACCCGGCTGGCCGGCACTCCGGTGGAACGGCTGCTGGCCCGGCCCGAATCGACCGCCGCCGAGGCCCTCACCGCCCGGGGCCTGCCGGCCCGCACCGTCGACGGCTTCCTCCGTCCGCTGCTCGCCGCCCTGCTGTGCGACCCGGACCTCACCACGTCGAGCCGGTGCGCGGATCTCGCGCTGCGCGCCTTCGCGGCCGGGCGGCTGTGTGTGCCGGAGGGCGGCGCGGAGGCGCTGCCGGAACTGCTGGCGCGGGGGCTGCCGCCGGGGACGGTGCACACGGGCGTCCGGGTCACCTCCGTCTCCACGACCTCGGTGACCACCGCCGAGCACGGCGAGTTCCGCTGCCGCGCGGTGCTGATCGCGACGGACGCGCGGGCCGCGGCCCAGCTGCTGCCGGGACTGCGGGTGCCGGACTTCCACCCGGTGACGGTGGTGCACCACGCCACCGACGAGCCCCCGGAGACCGGCGCCTCGCTGCTCCTGGACGCCGACCGGGGCGGACCGGTGGCGCACACGGCGGTGGTCAGCCGGGTCGACCCGTCCCGGGCCCCGGCCGACCGCGCGCTGGTCTCGTCCACGGTCCTGGGCCCGCCCGGCGCCCAGATCGACACCGGTGTGCGCATGCACCTGGCCCGGCTGTACGGCACGTCGACGGCTCGCTGGGAGACGCTCGGGGTGTATCACACCGCCGACGCCGTCCCGTCCATGCGGCCGCCGCACGATCTGCGGCGGCCGGTACGGCTGCTGGCGGGTCTGTACGTGTGCGGCGACCACCGGGACACCAGCACCGTGCAGGGCGCCCTGCACTCGGGCCGCCGCGCCTCGGCCGCGATCCTCACGGACCTCGGCGCGGGCCGTCCGATGCACAGGGCGGACCCCCTGACCACGGTCCGGGCGGCCTGA
- a CDS encoding helix-turn-helix transcriptional regulator, translated as MRAARLIKMVLLLQSRPSMTAAELARELEVSERTVTRDAQALSEAGVPVYADRGRAGGYRLVGGYRTRLTGLARGEAEALFLSGVPGALREMGLEDAASAARLKVSAALLPSLRDASQTAAQRFHLDAPGWFREPVTPELLPAVADAVWDDRRVTARYLRGAGEHRREVVRELEPYGLVLKAGVWYLCARVPGHETFRVYRVDRFTAVEPVGPVDPARPARFERDREFELPAFWEERAEQFARSILRTQVVVRLSPEGVRVLPHSVEASAAAAAREALAEAAGERGGDGDGWVTVTLPVESEEVAHTQLTALGPEVEVLAPASLRERFAAQAVRLARLYERGAPDAGTGPGPVPRP; from the coding sequence ATGCGCGCTGCCCGGCTGATCAAGATGGTTCTGCTGCTCCAGTCCCGGCCGTCCATGACCGCCGCCGAACTCGCGCGGGAGCTGGAGGTGTCGGAGCGGACGGTCACCCGGGACGCGCAGGCGCTGTCCGAGGCCGGGGTGCCGGTGTACGCGGACCGGGGGCGGGCCGGGGGCTACCGGCTGGTCGGCGGTTACCGCACCCGGCTGACCGGGCTGGCCCGGGGCGAGGCGGAGGCGCTGTTCCTGTCCGGGGTGCCGGGGGCACTGCGGGAGATGGGCCTCGAGGACGCGGCCTCCGCGGCCCGGCTGAAGGTGTCGGCGGCGCTGCTGCCCTCCCTGCGGGACGCGTCGCAGACGGCCGCGCAACGCTTCCATCTGGACGCCCCGGGCTGGTTCCGTGAACCGGTGACGCCCGAGCTGCTGCCGGCCGTGGCGGACGCGGTGTGGGACGACCGCCGGGTCACCGCCCGCTATCTGCGCGGGGCGGGGGAGCACCGGCGGGAGGTCGTGCGGGAGCTGGAGCCCTACGGGCTCGTGCTCAAGGCGGGCGTCTGGTACCTGTGCGCGCGGGTGCCGGGGCACGAGACGTTCCGGGTGTACCGCGTCGACCGGTTCACCGCGGTGGAACCGGTCGGCCCGGTCGACCCGGCGCGCCCCGCACGCTTCGAACGCGACCGGGAGTTCGAGCTGCCCGCGTTCTGGGAGGAGCGGGCGGAGCAGTTCGCCCGCTCGATCCTGCGGACCCAGGTGGTGGTGCGGCTGTCGCCCGAGGGGGTGCGCGTACTGCCGCACTCCGTGGAGGCGTCGGCCGCGGCGGCCGCACGGGAGGCACTGGCCGAGGCGGCCGGGGAGCGCGGAGGGGACGGCGACGGGTGGGTGACGGTGACCCTGCCGGTGGAGTCCGAGGAGGTCGCCCACACCCAGCTGACGGCGCTGGGGCCCGAGGTGGAGGTGCTGGCGCCCGCGTCGTTGCGGGAGCGGTTCGCCGCCCAGGCCGTACGGCTGGCCCGGCTGTACGAAAGGGGCGCCCCCGACGCCGGCACCGGCCCCGGCCCTGTCCCCCGCCCCTGA
- a CDS encoding GNAT family N-acetyltransferase yields MPEPSIRVARPADEGELALLDRETWSVLHAVTPPPQPPYDSFFSERSGPRDHLVAEHAGRVVGYVRLGFPTELPSNAHVQQIRGLAVAEAARGAGVGRALVRAAVREARERGARRITLRVLGHNSAARALYASEGFVVEGVQPEEFCLDGTYVDDVLMGRSLR; encoded by the coding sequence ATGCCTGAACCGTCGATACGCGTCGCCCGCCCCGCCGACGAGGGGGAACTGGCTCTGCTGGACCGGGAGACCTGGTCGGTCCTGCACGCCGTCACCCCGCCGCCGCAGCCGCCGTACGACTCCTTCTTCAGCGAGCGGTCCGGCCCCCGCGACCACCTCGTCGCCGAGCACGCGGGCCGCGTCGTCGGCTACGTGCGCCTCGGCTTCCCCACGGAACTGCCCTCGAACGCGCACGTCCAGCAGATCCGCGGCCTCGCCGTCGCCGAAGCGGCCCGTGGCGCGGGCGTGGGCCGGGCCCTGGTGCGGGCGGCCGTCCGGGAGGCCCGGGAGCGCGGCGCGCGCCGCATCACCCTGCGCGTCCTCGGCCACAACTCCGCCGCCCGCGCCCTCTACGCGTCCGAGGGCTTCGTCGTCGAGGGCGTCCAGCCGGAGGAGTTCTGCCTCGACGGCACCTACGTCGACGACGTGCTGATGGGGCGGTCCCTGCGCTGA
- a CDS encoding TIGR01777 family oxidoreductase — protein sequence MSSASSASSASSGSSRSSGSSRIAVAGASGLIGGALVRSLTADGHTVVRLVRAEPRAADEVRWDPERGTVDATGLAGCDAVVNLAGAGVGDRRWTPAYKERIRAGRVRGTAALAEALAGLAPDVRPGVFVNGSAIGYYGETGERTVDESAPAGSGFLPELCVEWEAAAAPAREAGVRTAFARTGLVVAREGGAWARLFPLFRAGLGGRLGDGRQYWSFVALHDEVAALRHLLDTDGLSGPFNLTAPHPVTNREITGAMARVLHRPAVFAVPAPVVRTVLGEMAGDVLGSARVLPARLLESGFRFAFPEIDGAIRAAL from the coding sequence ATGAGTTCCGCCTCCTCTGCATCCTCTGCATCCTCCGGATCCTCCCGGTCTTCCGGGTCTTCCCGCATCGCGGTGGCCGGCGCGTCCGGTCTCATCGGCGGCGCGCTCGTACGGTCCCTGACCGCCGACGGGCACACGGTGGTGCGCCTGGTGCGGGCCGAGCCGCGCGCGGCGGACGAGGTCCGGTGGGACCCGGAGCGCGGCACCGTGGACGCGACCGGTCTCGCCGGGTGCGACGCCGTGGTCAATCTCGCCGGTGCCGGGGTGGGCGACCGGCGCTGGACGCCCGCGTACAAGGAGCGGATCCGCGCCGGCCGGGTGCGGGGCACGGCGGCGCTCGCCGAGGCCCTCGCCGGGCTCGCACCGGACGTACGGCCCGGGGTGTTCGTCAACGGCAGTGCGATCGGCTACTACGGCGAGACCGGTGAGCGGACCGTCGACGAGAGCGCGCCGGCGGGTTCGGGCTTCCTGCCGGAGCTGTGCGTCGAGTGGGAGGCCGCGGCGGCGCCGGCGCGGGAGGCGGGCGTGCGGACGGCGTTCGCCCGGACCGGTCTCGTGGTGGCCCGCGAGGGCGGGGCGTGGGCCCGGCTCTTCCCTTTGTTCCGGGCCGGGCTGGGCGGGCGGCTGGGCGACGGGCGCCAGTACTGGTCGTTCGTCGCGCTGCACGACGAGGTGGCCGCCCTGCGCCATCTCCTCGACACCGACGGGCTGTCGGGGCCGTTCAACCTGACCGCGCCGCATCCGGTGACCAACCGTGAGATCACCGGGGCGATGGCGCGCGTGCTGCACCGGCCGGCGGTGTTCGCGGTGCCCGCGCCGGTGGTGCGGACCGTGCTCGGCGAGATGGCCGGGGATGTGCTGGGCAGCGCCCGGGTGCTGCCGGCCCGGCTGCTGGAGTCGGGGTTCCGTTTCGCCTTCCCGGAGATCGACGGCGCGATCCGCGCGGCCCTGTGA
- a CDS encoding DUF4240 domain-containing protein, whose amino-acid sequence MDETEFWELVDTAREDAGGDPEEQADLLVERLARLDPESVLDFSRHFESRYHRAYRWDLWGAAWVLLDGASDDAFDFFRCWLIGQGREVFEGALHDPDALAGLLKEFDEEVDGDAEDLGYAADEAYEQLTGTVAPDLDLPPAPAEPEGTPVDFENDSRLAERYPRLWERFRS is encoded by the coding sequence ATGGACGAGACGGAGTTCTGGGAGCTGGTCGACACCGCCCGCGAGGACGCCGGGGGCGACCCGGAGGAGCAGGCCGACCTGCTGGTGGAACGGCTCGCGCGGCTGGACCCGGAGTCGGTCCTGGACTTCTCCCGGCACTTCGAGTCCCGCTATCACCGCGCCTACCGCTGGGACCTGTGGGGCGCCGCCTGGGTGCTGCTGGACGGGGCGAGCGACGACGCCTTCGACTTCTTCCGGTGCTGGCTGATCGGCCAGGGCCGTGAGGTCTTCGAGGGCGCGCTGCACGATCCGGACGCCCTGGCCGGCCTGCTGAAGGAGTTCGACGAGGAGGTCGACGGCGACGCCGAGGACCTCGGCTACGCGGCGGACGAGGCGTACGAGCAGCTCACCGGCACGGTGGCGCCCGACCTGGACCTCCCGCCGGCCCCCGCGGAACCCGAGGGCACTCCGGTCGACTTCGAGAACGATTCCCGGCTCGCCGAACGCTACCCCCGGCTCTGGGAACGGTTCCGGTCCTGA
- a CDS encoding regulator has product MTERPAQRTPNRQLAALIAEAGFSNAGLARRVDQLGLEHGLDLRYDKTSVTRWLRGQQPRGTTPALIAEVFTRRLGRRLTAQDLGLDACAPVYAGLEFAASPEEAVDIVSGLWRKDSGSHAELRKIAFTSAGLVVPSRDWLIGRADEKVARLEPPVRVPAQARPVGRPTTGLPEFGTRRRTAERGPGQRVTGGDIAALRSVGELFRTLDDAYGGGHARQALVRYLEHECEPILRGTYGEQTGRRLFAAVADLTRLAGWTSYDIGAHGLAQRYFVQALRLAQAAADRTYGAYVLVTMSRQAVYLGHGREAVQLARVAQQGAGNSAPPAVQALLHAVEARGHGVLGEVRACTAALVRAERALENARPGDEVPHWVRFFDEAQLADEFGHCHRDLQQFRAAAQHAERSLQLRAPGYARSRLFCRVVLATARLGLGELDQACLLAAEAAGQASEMRSVRAVEYVRDFERRLEPYRDTAPVRVYRDRIAAYC; this is encoded by the coding sequence ATGACGGAACGACCCGCGCAGCGCACGCCCAACCGTCAGCTCGCCGCGCTCATCGCAGAAGCGGGGTTCTCCAACGCGGGACTGGCCCGCCGCGTGGACCAGCTCGGTCTCGAGCACGGGCTCGACCTGAGATACGACAAGACCTCCGTCACCCGCTGGCTGCGCGGGCAGCAGCCCAGGGGGACCACACCCGCGCTGATCGCCGAGGTCTTCACCCGGCGCCTCGGCCGCCGGCTCACCGCCCAGGACCTCGGCCTGGACGCCTGCGCCCCCGTCTACGCGGGCCTGGAGTTCGCCGCCTCCCCGGAGGAGGCCGTCGACATCGTCAGCGGGCTGTGGCGCAAGGACTCCGGCAGCCACGCCGAGCTGCGCAAGATCGCCTTCACCTCGGCCGGGCTCGTCGTGCCCAGCCGGGACTGGCTCATCGGCCGCGCCGACGAGAAGGTGGCCCGCCTCGAGCCGCCGGTCCGCGTCCCCGCCCAGGCCCGCCCGGTCGGCCGCCCGACCACCGGGCTGCCCGAGTTCGGCACCCGCCGCCGGACGGCCGAGCGCGGCCCCGGCCAGCGGGTCACCGGCGGCGACATCGCCGCGCTGCGCTCGGTCGGCGAGCTGTTCCGCACCCTCGACGACGCCTACGGCGGCGGCCACGCCCGCCAGGCCCTGGTGCGCTACCTGGAGCACGAGTGCGAGCCGATACTGCGCGGCACCTACGGCGAGCAGACCGGCCGCCGCCTGTTCGCCGCCGTCGCCGACCTGACCCGGCTGGCCGGCTGGACGTCGTACGACATCGGCGCGCACGGACTCGCCCAGCGCTACTTCGTGCAGGCGCTCCGCCTCGCACAGGCCGCCGCGGACCGGACCTACGGCGCGTATGTGCTGGTCACCATGAGCCGGCAGGCGGTCTACCTCGGCCACGGGCGGGAGGCGGTGCAGCTCGCGCGAGTGGCCCAGCAGGGCGCGGGCAACTCCGCCCCGCCCGCGGTGCAGGCCCTGCTGCACGCGGTCGAGGCACGCGGGCACGGTGTGCTCGGCGAGGTGCGGGCCTGCACCGCGGCCCTGGTGCGCGCCGAACGCGCCCTGGAGAACGCCCGGCCCGGCGACGAGGTCCCGCACTGGGTGCGGTTCTTCGACGAGGCCCAGCTCGCCGACGAGTTCGGCCACTGCCACCGTGACCTCCAGCAGTTCCGCGCCGCGGCCCAGCACGCGGAGCGCTCGCTGCAGCTGCGCGCCCCCGGCTACGCCCGCAGCCGGCTGTTCTGCCGGGTCGTCCTCGCCACCGCACGCCTCGGCCTCGGCGAACTCGACCAGGCCTGCCTGCTCGCCGCCGAGGCGGCCGGCCAGGCGTCCGAGATGCGCTCGGTACGGGCCGTGGAGTACGTCCGGGACTTCGAACGCAGACTGGAGCCCTACCGCGACACGGCACCGGTACGCGTCTACCGCGACAGGATCGCGGCGTACTGCTGA
- a CDS encoding MarP family serine protease, protein MDLLDLLLLLFVLAYAASGYRRGLLAGCVSLAGFVGGAVVGVWILPWVLGSVDPGTTTATVTAVFTVLLPAAVGHELAGRLALRLRRELDRGPLRVADGIGGAAANSVAVLIVAWVVASVLGASSSPLVTSAIRDSRLLGAVNEVMPDTTPAWFSRATSELTEAGFPQVFNPFENESTAEVAEPSGDSVTAAATRAAQRSTVKVEGVAGLQGREGSGFVYATERVMTNAHVVAGIDRPTVRVGGVGRAYEARVVLFDPQKDVAVLYVPELRAPVLPFDDDAGRGDPAVVAGYPQDGDLDLRAATVAGRVQAKGQNIYGDRAVVREIYSIRSLVRPGNSGGPLLTTDGRVYGVVFARSTSDTETGYVLTADEVADEARRAANATAPVDTGDPTTS, encoded by the coding sequence GTGGACCTGCTCGACCTTCTGCTGCTGCTGTTCGTCCTGGCCTACGCGGCGTCCGGCTACCGGCGCGGCCTGCTGGCCGGCTGTGTCTCGCTGGCCGGTTTCGTGGGCGGTGCGGTCGTCGGCGTGTGGATTCTGCCCTGGGTGCTGGGTTCGGTGGACCCGGGAACGACCACGGCGACGGTGACGGCCGTGTTCACGGTGCTGCTGCCGGCCGCGGTGGGCCACGAGCTGGCCGGCCGGCTGGCGCTGCGGTTGCGGCGGGAGCTGGACCGGGGGCCGCTGCGGGTGGCGGACGGGATCGGCGGCGCCGCGGCCAACTCGGTGGCCGTGCTGATCGTGGCCTGGGTGGTCGCGTCCGTGCTGGGCGCCTCCTCGTCCCCGCTGGTCACCTCCGCGATCCGCGACTCGCGGCTGCTCGGCGCGGTCAACGAGGTGATGCCGGACACCACGCCGGCCTGGTTCTCGCGGGCCACCTCGGAGCTGACCGAGGCGGGCTTCCCACAGGTCTTCAACCCGTTCGAGAACGAGTCGACCGCCGAGGTCGCCGAGCCCTCCGGCGACAGTGTCACCGCGGCCGCCACCCGGGCCGCCCAGCGGAGCACGGTGAAGGTCGAGGGCGTCGCGGGCCTCCAGGGCCGCGAGGGCAGCGGCTTCGTGTACGCGACGGAGCGCGTGATGACCAACGCCCATGTGGTGGCCGGGATCGACCGGCCGACCGTGCGGGTCGGCGGCGTCGGGCGGGCGTACGAGGCCCGGGTGGTGCTGTTCGACCCGCAGAAGGACGTGGCCGTGCTGTACGTCCCCGAACTGCGGGCTCCCGTCCTCCCGTTCGACGACGACGCCGGCCGCGGCGACCCGGCGGTCGTCGCGGGCTATCCGCAGGACGGCGATCTGGACCTGCGGGCGGCGACGGTCGCGGGCCGGGTGCAGGCGAAGGGCCAGAACATCTACGGCGACCGGGCGGTCGTCCGCGAGATCTACTCGATCCGTTCCCTCGTGCGCCCCGGCAACTCCGGCGGCCCGCTGCTGACCACCGACGGCCGGGTGTACGGCGTGGTGTTCGCCCGTTCCACCTCGGACACGGAGACCGGCTACGTCCTGACGGCGGACGAGGTCGCCGACGAGGCGCGGCGCGCGGCGAACGCCACGGCGCCGGTGGACACGGGCGACCCGACGACGTCGTAG